One Sparus aurata chromosome 23, fSpaAur1.1, whole genome shotgun sequence genomic window, TGATCCTTTGCAAATGGTTTAAGAATTGCATTCCAAATGTGATGCCACTCTTAAGGCTCACTTTATAAAGGGTTAGTATGCAGTACATAATGGTTTCTCAGCATGCATCGTGCTTTAGCGATCAGTTATAAACCATCTATAACAGATGTTTATTATTTCTAATCTGTGACAAGGCAGTTAATCCTGCTGGTAATCATTTATTAATGCTTATCAATTCGATTATAAATGCCTTTTGATCTTCATGATCCTCTGCAGCGCCTCTAGGATCACACAGGTCACTCCCATCACAAAAAAGACCTCAGAATGGGGCTTTATGACTTATAACTGATCTCTTAAGCTTAATGGTAAATTAACCATTTATAATACCGATGTTACAACTCATAATAAACCCTTTATAATGGGGGAGAGGTGCCATGTGTACATAATGGACTATTTAGGACGGATCTTGGTGAACCTAAATATGTTTTCTATTAAGGTGCCCTTTATTGAGTGTTTATAAGTAGGCTAGTAACTATTGTCTTATTTGCATGTACTATCGCTTTATTAAGCAGTTTCTAAAAGACAAATCCATCAATAAACTCAATGAGTTGTTAATCAATTTAATCAATGGATTTTGGTCCTGAGTGGTTATGCACACTTCACTAAAGGGACTTAACTTTGAGTGGCCTGTAACTGATCTATGGCGCTTTGGTTAATGATTTATCAGCCATTAATTATGCTATTTGTTACCGCATCTACTTATAGGACTGATCGGCATCAACCAGACTTTCTAATCAGGCGCActttaaaaggttttaaaagtGTAACTAATAGCTAATTTGCTTGCAATTCATCCCTTTATTGATCTGTTATAATAGAAAAATCCCTTTCATCCATGTTTACCATTTATATTAAGTAATAACGAAGTAGTAGTTGTTGGTATTCTATTAGAGACTATTTAATAGGCTGTTAACAAATTGAATAAATGGAAATCGCCATTTTTAGCAACCATTTTGTAGTGGGTTCCATCAGTAAAACGGATTTCGCACAACCTGGCAACCTGAAAACTGGACTTATTAATGGCTGATAACTGATCTTAAAGCTTTAGTTAAttatgcattattatttttgacaACATGGTACTAAATCAACTGTTTAGAACTTAAGTGAATCAAATTGTAGAGGGTCCACTCACTCTGCAGCCCGCTCAGACCCAGGTTCGAAGCAGCGCTCCTGTTTCCCAGCAGCTCGTATCTGAAGCCCATCGTGCGCCTGCTCCAGGCTCCATCAGTCTGCGGGCTGGACTGGAGGTAGATGACGGGCCTGTGCGGACCGTCCGCCCTGAAACAGAACACCTGCTGCTCGGGCcgcccgccgccgccgccgccgcccgtcGCCAGCAGCTCGAGCTCCCCGGAGCGTTCAATGAACACACTGGCTCCTCGGAGAGACGGGGACGGCTTGATGCAGACCGTGGTGCGCCGGGCGGAGGACAGGTTGGGCTCCAGGACCACCCGGAGAGCCTGGCCCGGGTAGATCCACCTGACCGAGCCCTCAGTGCAGCGCAGCCGCACCTGGAGGACGATCCTGGAGTCGACAGCAGCTGCAAAACCGCTGGGAGCCAGGCAGAGAGCACCGAAGAAACCACATCAACTGCTGTCACAAATAACCGCTGTTATGACAGTGTCCAACAAATCATTACTGAGTCTTTTTAAGACAGCAATACGAAATTTAGGCTTAAGGTTGATCACATAGGCTGGTTTATCCTTTAATTTGTGGGGTTTAAAagtgaatattttttaaataaatgctcATGTGTTTCTTGGCAATAATAATGATTCAGAAAAATGAGCAGGTATAAATGTTAAAGAGacacaaataaagtttttttttatcattaagtattacaaaaatgtatatttagaAACAAAATGTGCTCTTTTTAATGACCGCATTATGGAGTATTTATTAACATCAAAAGCGATCCCTTTTAAATAGACCGTTTTCCCTTTTTAGTATTTTACGTCATTTTCCCTCTTTTGAATAGAAATTGAGAGAAAGTTCCTCACCTCCCGGCCCAGTTGCAGAGATCAGCCGCGCAGTGCCGCAGCTGAAGACCCAGCATGGACATCAGAACCACCAACCTCAGCATCATCTCAACCacgcagagagagaaaatcccCGAAACGCAGACAGGAGAGGACGGAGGCGCATCATGGCTGGAGAGGCGCGgcggactgactgactgactgctgcagccCGATGATggctcagcctctctctctctctctctctctctctctctctctctctctctctctctctctctctctctctctctctctctgtctctctctctctcacacacacacacacacacacacacacacacacacacacacacacacacacacacgcacacacacacacacacacacacacacacacacacacacacaatgcccAATTAGGACTGATCCAGTTGTTGAGGACTGTGCCGGCCCTCTGCAGGTCTTTGTCTCTGCTCTCTAAGGACAGCCTGCAGCCATCTGTTAACAACAGCGCGCCTCCATTCACCTCGCAGTCAAGCTATCCTTCACTCTATatatcatacttttttttttattatcatctacaggggaaaaaaaaactgaaatatcagaGTAAATGATCATAATATTCTTCCCTCTAATAGTCAAACTCTAAATCAATACCTCTGCTGTAGGAGCGGTGAAGATCATCTCAAAAGTAGgccacttgaaaaaaaaaaaaaaaatcaaagggaggaaaaatctaaaaaagaacttgtgtttctgtgctCGAGCTTCATCTAGTGGCGGGATGCTGCACCGCacactccccctccccctccccctccccaccctcCCCCACACATCTGGAGGACCAGCCCAGGCCCGCAGGAGGAGGCTGTAACTCAACAGCCGCTCATACAAACTGGAAGCAGCTTTCACCAGCGATTAATCCAGCGAGGATGAGTTGGCCCGCTTGCGTTTCGACCTGCAGGGGTCCCTTTGTGCTAAAGTAATTTGGCCCCGTTTCAAGGTCTCGCTGGTGGCGACATCTTGTGGAGGGGAAACTCTGTGGAGCGTAACCAGCAGGCCGAGCCGGGCCGAGCCGAGCCGGGCTGCAGGCTCCTCTCAACGTTCAGCTtgtatatatatctctctctat contains:
- the LOC115575371 gene encoding meteorin-like protein; its protein translation is MMLRLVVLMSMLGLQLRHCAADLCNWAGSGFAAAVDSRIVLQVRLRCTEGSVRWIYPGQALRVVLEPNLSSARRTTVCIKPSPSLRGASVFIERSGELELLATGGGGGGGRPEQQVFCFRADGPHRPVIYLQSSPQTDGAWSRRTMGFRYELLGNRSAASNLGLSGLQTSCRPCNDTELLMAVCNSDFVVRGSIKNVSHDSARQTSLVQVSAARVYWQRSGVFEQQPTASGSPWRGHIHTLLQCHVQPGDGEFLFTGSEHFGEAWLGCAPRYKDFLSVYQTAWAARRNSCDFPLD